One genomic window of Octopus bimaculoides isolate UCB-OBI-ISO-001 chromosome 2, ASM119413v2, whole genome shotgun sequence includes the following:
- the LOC106872167 gene encoding death-associated inhibitor of apoptosis 2 isoform X3 yields MGISSRFSHWIRAMTTITERKFLKNLSTPPGDLRYEIERLLTFFENIHPKLTSVQLSGNGYYYDTTAEKIMCYFCKTVVKFSDSSFKHDHSCRYKVDSFPVYLYDETDGENAAAFNVQNTERETETVVTTSTEKVINSNKNEMLDMQKRLDTFKNWNKSVPVTPTDLAKNGFYYLGYGDAVKCAYCSVQLRNWKENDDVHKEHTRFSPKCPNLESFMKMDLKYELNRIKSFVKWTTSYPLKAKDLAANGFYHKGPADNVCCIFCKCEINNWKANDNIKEKHRSVSPNCPFLCEKLVGNVPIQARSNILFDRPIHPNLALLSERLKTFSSWPKDKKQKPEVLAEAGFFHNGKSDTVICFSCDGGLCNWDDDDQPWHEHARWFPRCTFVQQMKDSKYIASASMKNKASSYNQVLDNASSVLDGSAEPTEGSSTIEDVTTFPNTPTSGILPKSRNLKYKYSCLDTPPVLAVLSMGYKRNVVKRVVKNKIKETGSSFSKASQLLEAIHKCPDFDDDIEDVSDEEEPVQTTIKNDTEMSAII; encoded by the exons tttcagtcactggatacGAGCAATGACCACaattactgaaagaaaatttttaaaaaatcttagtACACCTCCAGGGGACTTACGCTATGAAATTGAAAGATTATTGAcgttttttgaaaatattcatcCAAAGCTAACATCTGTACAACTCTCtggaaatggttattattatgaTACTACAGCAGAAAAAATTATGTGCTATTTCTGTAAAACTGTAGTTAAATTTTCAGATTCCAGTTTCAAACATGACCATTCATGTAGATACAAAGTTGACAGTTTTCCAGTCTATTTATATGATGAAACAGATGGTGAAAATGCTGCAGCTTTTAATGTTCAAAACACTGAACGAGAAACTGAGACTGTAGTAACAACTAGTACTGAAAAAgttattaattcaaataaaaatgaaatgcttGATATGCAAAAAAGACTGGATACCTTTAAAAATTGGAACAAAAGCGTGCCAGTAACACCCACAGATCTTGCCAAGAATGGATTTTATTACCTAGGTTATGGAGATGCTGTTAAATGTGCATACTGCTCTGTCCAACTGCGCAACtggaaagaaaatgatgatgtcCATAAAGAACATACACGTTTTAGTCCGAAATGTCCAAATTTAGAATCTTTTATGAAAATGGATTTGAAATACGAACTGAATCGGATAAAAAGTTTTGTCAAGTGGACGACATCTTACCCATTAAAAGCTAAAGATTTGGCAGCTAATGGTTTCTACCACAAGGGGCCTGCAGATAATGTCTGTTGTATATTTTGcaaatgtgaaatcaataattGGAAAGCCAAtgataatattaaagaaaaacacaGGTCAGTTTCACCGAACTGTCCTTTCTTGTGTGAGAAATTGGTAGGTAATGTACCTATACAAGCTCGGAGTAACATTCTATTTGACCGCCCGATACATCCGAATCTTGCTTTGTTAAGTGAACGCCTTAAAACATTTTCTTCGTGGccaaaggataaaaaacaaaaaccagaaGTTTTAGCAGAAGCTGGTTTTTTTCATAATG GAAAGTCTGATACAGTAATTTGTTTTAGCTGTGATGGCGGTTTATGTAattgggatgatgatgatcaaccatGGCATGAACATGCTCGATGGTTTCCAAGATGTACTTTTGTACAACAGATGAAAGATTCTAAGTACATTGCATCtgcaagtatgaaaaacaaagcaTCTTCATATAAccag gtGTTAGATAATGCTAGTTCAGTTCTAGATGGCTCTGCAGAACCTACTGAAGGATCAAGTACTATTGAAGATGTTACAACTTTCCCAAATACTCCAACTTCAG GTATTCTTCCCAAATCTCgaaatcttaaatataaatactcaTGTTTGGATACACCTCCAGTTCTGGCCGTTTTATCTATGGGTTATAAACGAAATGTAGTCAAAAGAGTAGTaaagaataaaatcaaagaaacag gTTCTTCTTTTTCAAAAGCATCGCAGTTACTTGAAGCGATCCATAAATGTcctgattttgatgatgatattgaggaTGTAAGTGATGAAGAGGAGCCTGtccaaacaacaataaaaaatgacACTGAAATGTCTGCTA tcatttga
- the LOC106872167 gene encoding putative inhibitor of apoptosis isoform X1 codes for MGISSRFSHWIRAMTTITERKFLKNLSTPPGDLRYEIERLLTFFENIHPKLTSVQLSGNGYYYDTTAEKIMCYFCKTVVKFSDSSFKHDHSCRYKVDSFPVYLYDETDGENAAAFNVQNTERETETVVTTSTEKVINSNKNEMLDMQKRLDTFKNWNKSVPVTPTDLAKNGFYYLGYGDAVKCAYCSVQLRNWKENDDVHKEHTRFSPKCPNLESFMKMDLKYELNRIKSFVKWTTSYPLKAKDLAANGFYHKGPADNVCCIFCKCEINNWKANDNIKEKHRSVSPNCPFLCEKLVGNVPIQARSNILFDRPIHPNLALLSERLKTFSSWPKDKKQKPEVLAEAGFFHNGKSDTVICFSCDGGLCNWDDDDQPWHEHARWFPRCTFVQQMKDSKYIASASMKNKASSYNQVLDNASSVLDGSAEPTEGSSTIEDVTTFPNTPTSGILPKSRNLKYKYSCLDTPPVLAVLSMGYKRNVVKRVVKNKIKETGSSFSKASQLLEAIHKCPDFDDDIEDVSDEEEPVQTTIKNDTEMSANADLVKENNMLKELKLCKICLDEELSVVFLPCGHLVSCASCAPALSNCPVCRQKVHGMVKTFF; via the exons tttcagtcactggatacGAGCAATGACCACaattactgaaagaaaatttttaaaaaatcttagtACACCTCCAGGGGACTTACGCTATGAAATTGAAAGATTATTGAcgttttttgaaaatattcatcCAAAGCTAACATCTGTACAACTCTCtggaaatggttattattatgaTACTACAGCAGAAAAAATTATGTGCTATTTCTGTAAAACTGTAGTTAAATTTTCAGATTCCAGTTTCAAACATGACCATTCATGTAGATACAAAGTTGACAGTTTTCCAGTCTATTTATATGATGAAACAGATGGTGAAAATGCTGCAGCTTTTAATGTTCAAAACACTGAACGAGAAACTGAGACTGTAGTAACAACTAGTACTGAAAAAgttattaattcaaataaaaatgaaatgcttGATATGCAAAAAAGACTGGATACCTTTAAAAATTGGAACAAAAGCGTGCCAGTAACACCCACAGATCTTGCCAAGAATGGATTTTATTACCTAGGTTATGGAGATGCTGTTAAATGTGCATACTGCTCTGTCCAACTGCGCAACtggaaagaaaatgatgatgtcCATAAAGAACATACACGTTTTAGTCCGAAATGTCCAAATTTAGAATCTTTTATGAAAATGGATTTGAAATACGAACTGAATCGGATAAAAAGTTTTGTCAAGTGGACGACATCTTACCCATTAAAAGCTAAAGATTTGGCAGCTAATGGTTTCTACCACAAGGGGCCTGCAGATAATGTCTGTTGTATATTTTGcaaatgtgaaatcaataattGGAAAGCCAAtgataatattaaagaaaaacacaGGTCAGTTTCACCGAACTGTCCTTTCTTGTGTGAGAAATTGGTAGGTAATGTACCTATACAAGCTCGGAGTAACATTCTATTTGACCGCCCGATACATCCGAATCTTGCTTTGTTAAGTGAACGCCTTAAAACATTTTCTTCGTGGccaaaggataaaaaacaaaaaccagaaGTTTTAGCAGAAGCTGGTTTTTTTCATAATG GAAAGTCTGATACAGTAATTTGTTTTAGCTGTGATGGCGGTTTATGTAattgggatgatgatgatcaaccatGGCATGAACATGCTCGATGGTTTCCAAGATGTACTTTTGTACAACAGATGAAAGATTCTAAGTACATTGCATCtgcaagtatgaaaaacaaagcaTCTTCATATAAccag gtGTTAGATAATGCTAGTTCAGTTCTAGATGGCTCTGCAGAACCTACTGAAGGATCAAGTACTATTGAAGATGTTACAACTTTCCCAAATACTCCAACTTCAG GTATTCTTCCCAAATCTCgaaatcttaaatataaatactcaTGTTTGGATACACCTCCAGTTCTGGCCGTTTTATCTATGGGTTATAAACGAAATGTAGTCAAAAGAGTAGTaaagaataaaatcaaagaaacag gTTCTTCTTTTTCAAAAGCATCGCAGTTACTTGAAGCGATCCATAAATGTcctgattttgatgatgatattgaggaTGTAAGTGATGAAGAGGAGCCTGtccaaacaacaataaaaaatgacACTGAAATGTCTGCTA ACGCTGATCTAGTTAAAGAGAATAATATGCTGAAAGAACTGAAGCTTTGTAAAATCTGTTTAGATGAAGAATTGAGTGTGGTATTTTTACCATGTGGCCATTTGGTCAGTTGTGCATCATGTGCACCTGCTCTCAGTAACTGTCCTGTGTGTCGACAAAAGGTTCATGGAATGGTTAAGACATTTTTCTGA
- the LOC106872167 gene encoding putative inhibitor of apoptosis isoform X2, with translation MTTITERKFLKNLSTPPGDLRYEIERLLTFFENIHPKLTSVQLSGNGYYYDTTAEKIMCYFCKTVVKFSDSSFKHDHSCRYKVDSFPVYLYDETDGENAAAFNVQNTERETETVVTTSTEKVINSNKNEMLDMQKRLDTFKNWNKSVPVTPTDLAKNGFYYLGYGDAVKCAYCSVQLRNWKENDDVHKEHTRFSPKCPNLESFMKMDLKYELNRIKSFVKWTTSYPLKAKDLAANGFYHKGPADNVCCIFCKCEINNWKANDNIKEKHRSVSPNCPFLCEKLVGNVPIQARSNILFDRPIHPNLALLSERLKTFSSWPKDKKQKPEVLAEAGFFHNGKSDTVICFSCDGGLCNWDDDDQPWHEHARWFPRCTFVQQMKDSKYIASASMKNKASSYNQVLDNASSVLDGSAEPTEGSSTIEDVTTFPNTPTSGILPKSRNLKYKYSCLDTPPVLAVLSMGYKRNVVKRVVKNKIKETGSSFSKASQLLEAIHKCPDFDDDIEDVSDEEEPVQTTIKNDTEMSANADLVKENNMLKELKLCKICLDEELSVVFLPCGHLVSCASCAPALSNCPVCRQKVHGMVKTFF, from the exons ATGACCACaattactgaaagaaaatttttaaaaaatcttagtACACCTCCAGGGGACTTACGCTATGAAATTGAAAGATTATTGAcgttttttgaaaatattcatcCAAAGCTAACATCTGTACAACTCTCtggaaatggttattattatgaTACTACAGCAGAAAAAATTATGTGCTATTTCTGTAAAACTGTAGTTAAATTTTCAGATTCCAGTTTCAAACATGACCATTCATGTAGATACAAAGTTGACAGTTTTCCAGTCTATTTATATGATGAAACAGATGGTGAAAATGCTGCAGCTTTTAATGTTCAAAACACTGAACGAGAAACTGAGACTGTAGTAACAACTAGTACTGAAAAAgttattaattcaaataaaaatgaaatgcttGATATGCAAAAAAGACTGGATACCTTTAAAAATTGGAACAAAAGCGTGCCAGTAACACCCACAGATCTTGCCAAGAATGGATTTTATTACCTAGGTTATGGAGATGCTGTTAAATGTGCATACTGCTCTGTCCAACTGCGCAACtggaaagaaaatgatgatgtcCATAAAGAACATACACGTTTTAGTCCGAAATGTCCAAATTTAGAATCTTTTATGAAAATGGATTTGAAATACGAACTGAATCGGATAAAAAGTTTTGTCAAGTGGACGACATCTTACCCATTAAAAGCTAAAGATTTGGCAGCTAATGGTTTCTACCACAAGGGGCCTGCAGATAATGTCTGTTGTATATTTTGcaaatgtgaaatcaataattGGAAAGCCAAtgataatattaaagaaaaacacaGGTCAGTTTCACCGAACTGTCCTTTCTTGTGTGAGAAATTGGTAGGTAATGTACCTATACAAGCTCGGAGTAACATTCTATTTGACCGCCCGATACATCCGAATCTTGCTTTGTTAAGTGAACGCCTTAAAACATTTTCTTCGTGGccaaaggataaaaaacaaaaaccagaaGTTTTAGCAGAAGCTGGTTTTTTTCATAATG GAAAGTCTGATACAGTAATTTGTTTTAGCTGTGATGGCGGTTTATGTAattgggatgatgatgatcaaccatGGCATGAACATGCTCGATGGTTTCCAAGATGTACTTTTGTACAACAGATGAAAGATTCTAAGTACATTGCATCtgcaagtatgaaaaacaaagcaTCTTCATATAAccag gtGTTAGATAATGCTAGTTCAGTTCTAGATGGCTCTGCAGAACCTACTGAAGGATCAAGTACTATTGAAGATGTTACAACTTTCCCAAATACTCCAACTTCAG GTATTCTTCCCAAATCTCgaaatcttaaatataaatactcaTGTTTGGATACACCTCCAGTTCTGGCCGTTTTATCTATGGGTTATAAACGAAATGTAGTCAAAAGAGTAGTaaagaataaaatcaaagaaacag gTTCTTCTTTTTCAAAAGCATCGCAGTTACTTGAAGCGATCCATAAATGTcctgattttgatgatgatattgaggaTGTAAGTGATGAAGAGGAGCCTGtccaaacaacaataaaaaatgacACTGAAATGTCTGCTA ACGCTGATCTAGTTAAAGAGAATAATATGCTGAAAGAACTGAAGCTTTGTAAAATCTGTTTAGATGAAGAATTGAGTGTGGTATTTTTACCATGTGGCCATTTGGTCAGTTGTGCATCATGTGCACCTGCTCTCAGTAACTGTCCTGTGTGTCGACAAAAGGTTCATGGAATGGTTAAGACATTTTTCTGA